From Desulfobacterales bacterium, a single genomic window includes:
- a CDS encoding RlmE family RNA methyltransferase, whose translation MKKKKSKNQNWEDYYSIKAKKEKFPARSVYKLKEIQEKYGLIKPGHKVLDLGCTPGSWLLYASEIAGKNGRLFGIDIVPIKHPMPSNVMVYEQNILSVDNEVFDEIGRDFDVVLSDMAPSTTGNKFTDSVRSFELSMAALNIAISVLKNDGHFVCKIFQGEDFQKFISYVKQTFRKYKIFKPKACRKESNEIYLIGIEKVMEVNNVGS comes from the coding sequence ATGAAAAAGAAAAAATCAAAAAATCAAAATTGGGAAGATTACTATTCCATAAAGGCCAAAAAAGAAAAATTTCCTGCAAGGTCGGTATATAAACTTAAGGAAATTCAGGAAAAGTATGGTTTAATAAAGCCAGGTCATAAAGTTCTTGATTTGGGATGCACTCCTGGCTCGTGGTTGTTATATGCCTCTGAGATTGCAGGTAAAAATGGTAGATTATTTGGAATAGATATTGTCCCTATAAAACACCCTATGCCATCAAATGTGATGGTTTATGAACAGAATATCCTTTCAGTTGATAATGAAGTTTTTGATGAAATTGGAAGGGATTTCGATGTAGTTTTAAGTGATATGGCTCCTTCAACTACTGGAAATAAATTCACGGACTCTGTTAGATCCTTTGAATTGAGTATGGCTGCATTGAATATAGCTATATCTGTTTTGAAAAATGATGGGCATTTTGTTTGTAAAATATTTCAGGGGGAAGATTTTCAAAAATTTATTAGTTATGTAAAGCAGACTTTTCGTAAATATAAAATATTTAAACCTAAAGCCTGCCGAAAAGAAAGTAATGAAATTTATTTAATCGGAATAGAAAAAGTTATGGAGGTAAATAATGTCGGGTCATAA